The Dreissena polymorpha isolate Duluth1 chromosome 10, UMN_Dpol_1.0, whole genome shotgun sequence genome includes a region encoding these proteins:
- the LOC127849028 gene encoding thrombospondin-1-like has product MNICHVITAGILCAIGVSECLECFNCVNIADPRACTNRVQCSNSESCYLQTLHSGNEVRYNMGCQNNQLCSSTAVDPNGIIGRSVQTRQQYSCHECCSNNRCNDQLCAHRIPSSCIDDATLDCARLNSILNVCADVHHAKTICPQFCGLCQLVDGNWGDWGEWGICSVTCNNGSQTRTRTCSNPAPVHSGLNCTGPAVESKMCPNQLCPVHGNWSDWSTWSGCSVTCNVGVRQKTRTCTNPKPDRSGNYCVGEPSEYTVCLNEPCGVKIHGNWSDWSAWSSCSVTCDVGLRKRSRTCTNPKPEHNGDYCFGDPFENTICLSEPCPNRSHAVAFNAHGIDILANRVTAFPTVIFNEGNAYNASTGHFTAPVDGIITIITAVTKSPPSPSSPSISPPPSPPPS; this is encoded by the exons ATGAATATCT GTCACGTGATTACAGCGGGAATACTTTGTGCAATTGGAGTATCAG AATGCCTTGAATGCTTCAATTGTGTAAATATCGCTGACCCCCGGGCGTGTACAAACAGAGTTCAATGTTCGAACAGCGAG TCCTGTTATTTGCAAACGCTCCATTCTGGCAACGAAGTACGTTACAACATGGGCTGTCAGAACAATCAG TTGTGCAGTTCCACTGCCGTGGATCCCAACGGTATCATTGGTCGCTCCGTTCAGACCAGACAGCAGTACTCTTGTCATGAATGTTGCAGCAATAACCGCTGCAATGATCAGCTGTGTGCCCACAGAATAC CATCATCGTGTATTGACGACGCAACACTAGACTGTGCCCGTCTAAACTCCATCCTAAACGTCTGTGCTGATGTTCATCATGCCAAAACCATTTGTCCTCAGTTTTGCGGACTCTGTCAGCTCG TTGATGGAAACTGGGGAGATTGGGGAGAGTGGGGTATATGTAGCGTTACGTGCAATAACGGGTCTCAGACCCGCACAAGGACCTGCTCAAACCCGGCCCCTGTCCACAGTGGACTCAACTGCACTGGACCAGCTGTTGAGTCGAAAATGTGTCCGAACCAGCTTTGTCCGG TTCATGGCAACTGGTCAGATTGGTCAACGTGGTCGGGTTGCTCAGTTACTTGTAATGTGGGAGTAAGACAGAAGACAAGAACGTGCACCAATCCTAAACCAGACCGTTCTGGGAACTATTGCGTCGGTGAACCAAGTGAATACACTGTATGCCTTAATGAACCCTGCGGCGTCAAGA TACATGGCAACTGGTCAGATTGGTCCGCATGGTCAAGTTGCTCAGTCACGTGTGACGTGGGACTCAGAAAGAGGTCAAGAACCTGCACTAATCCTAAACCAGAGCATAATGGAGACTATTGCTTCGGAGATCCTTTCGAGAATACAATTTGTCTTTCAGAACCCTGCCCTAACAGAA GTCATGCAGTAGCCTTCAACGCTCACGGAATCGACATTTTGGCAAATCGTGTAACTGCATTTCCAACAGTGATATTCAACGAAGGGAATGCCTACAATGCAAGCACTGGACACTTCACAGCTCCTGTGGACGGGAT CATCACAATAATCACCGCCGTCACCAAATCACCACCATCACCCTCATCACCATcaatatcaccaccaccatcacctccACCATCATAA